In a genomic window of Gadus macrocephalus chromosome 9, ASM3116895v1:
- the slc25a22a gene encoding mitochondrial glutamate carrier 1, producing MADKQISLPAKLINGGIAGLIGVTCVFPIDLAKTRLQNQQNGCRLYTSMSDCLIKTIRSEGYFGMYRGAAVNLTLVTPEKAIKLAANDFFRQHLSVDGKLTLVKEMLAGCGAGTCQVVITTPMEMLKIQLQDAGRIAAQRKLMPETVVAGTVEAKSPTAMQLTRMLLREKGIAGLYKGLGATILRDVPFSIIYFPLFANLNHLGKRGVEGPAPFYVSFFSGCLAGSTAAVAVNPVDVIKTRLQSLNRGSTEDTYSGVVDCIRKILRNEGPGAFLKGAYCRALVIAPLFGIAQVVYFLGVAEYFLALLPKKDK from the exons ATGGCGGACAAGCAGATCAG TTTGCCTGCCAAATTAATCAATGGGGGTATCGCTGGCCTGATTGGAGTGACATGTGTGTTCCCCATTGACCTGGCAAAGACCCGCCTCCAGAACCAGCAGAATGGATGCCGCCTTTACACCAGCAT GTCTGATTGCCTTATCAAGACTATTCGCTCCGAGGGATATTTTGGCATGTACAGAG GAGCGGCGGTGAACCTGACCCTCGTCACGCCAGAGAAAGCCATCAAGTTGGCTGCAAATGATTTCTTCAGACAACACCTGAGCGTGGACGG GAAACTCACCCTGGTGAAGGAGATGCTGGCTGGCTGCGGGGCCGGTACATGCCAG GTTGTTATCACCACTCCTATGGAGATGTTGAAAATCCAGCTCCAAGATGCTGGACGCATTG CGGCTCAGAGGAAGCTGATGCCGGAGACGGTGGTGGCGGGCACGGTGGAGGCCAAATCGCCCACTGCCATGCAGCTAACGCGCATGCTGCTGAGGGAGAAGGGCATCGCCGGCCTGTACAAAGGCCTGGGCGCCACCATACTCAG GGACGTTCCTTTCTCCATTATCTACTTCCCGCTGTTCGCCAACCTGAACCACCTGGGCAAGAGGGGCGTAgagggccccgcccccttctATGTGTCCTTCTTCTCCGGGTGTCTGGCCGGCAGCACCGCCGCCGTCGCTGTCAACCCTGTGGACG TGATCAAGACCCGGCTGCAGTCCCTAAACCGGGGCAGCACCGAGGACACGTACAGCGGCGTCGTCGACTGCATCAG GAAAATCCTGCGCAACGAGGGCCCCGGAGCTTTCCTGAAGGGAGCCTACTGCCGCGCGCTGGTCATTGCGCCGCTCTTCGGCATCGCCCAGGTGGTGTACTTCCTGGGCGTGGCCGAGTACTTCCTGGCCCTGCTGCCCAAAAAGGACAAATAG
- the pidd1 gene encoding p53-induced death domain-containing protein 1, whose translation MSGSHPERYEDATNVEAPSLSGSLSITDMCPSALSNTPSFSSSSSSIVLPLSPPLPPNIDLLSVLTDIRLTLDVYRAGAAALPVLWSFVPGQLMELQYLRLGSEDDQGLEEALPIVPHLTRLCSLAIRGHCFHDSEGVPLPGLLTALPASFSSLSLLEHLDVSFNRLSVLPPCLLGLPRLSSLLLGHNCLSSLPPDMGGLASLRYLSLLGNRLLALPPSLGQLQALQTLDVSHNLITALPDEIGALGALVTLELSHNQLRQLPETMGSLRSLTQLVVHSNELRLLPACLHQLPLLRTDSRNNPLGRPPTPPPLPLAPVQEEKNIPELHLGSSQHSFSVSPAGCHVFLPGGAELLFPPGCLATTSRLEWFQQKANRKWVWLEEHDILLSHPLELRPHGMKFLKPVEVCVPFHRRRRREVAVRTYGEGRWSTLHTEVRRGSPSNSCHPGGAPVRLACSSVGHFSWFLAVARLLRDSCSVTPQGALLVSRVDPGIKLHFPPNSTLQIRTVTLQVLQVSLTDIQGLCDDPQARVSPLLCLSQTPSRNFLQPVKVQIPLPSGVTGLTVDMSCLHLLHRDPDTQSWTDVTANVSLSITHLYAIFYITHFSWYWLWYTTLRCVSGVVRRVYQRLKQFRVQFLVLQRTTDPTQVLLQCLPTNKVDGRVQSLSGLYDGPQPSDLCDMLEGEQFFAGFERGLDVSADRPDCVAGRLSFVFYSSLKNLKEVFVSPVQGHERPVRGQVSFYRGEVPEDLPEELVQRRKGHDSQWLATLPLKLPALSWKEQANGAEERQHPPLDLGDPESGYLTEANLLAISLQIGQDWRSIGINLDLSFQELERLAYKHRDDLGALVLEMLFLGARGRGEGPVGRGAVPRLVEAMVKSERQDLADEIQDIVSLGKTKYSASLRRVGLEEEVSPPPPPQ comes from the exons ATGTCCGGCAGCCACCCCGAAAGATATGAGGATGCGACCAATGTGGAGGCCCCTTCGTTGTCCGGGTCCTTAAGCATCACTGACATGTGTCCCTCTGCCCTCAGCAacactccctccttctcctcctcatcgtcctccATAGTcttgcctctttctcccccacTGCCCCCGAACATAGACCTCTTATCCGTGCTCACTGATATCAGGTTGACCCTGGACGTTTACCGGGCTGGAGCCGCCGCTCTGCCTGTCCTGTGGAGCTTCGTCCCGGGGCAGCTTATGGAGCTGCAGTACctgaggctcgggtcagaggaTGATCAAGGTCTGGAAGAAGCACTGCCCATCGTACCCCATCTCACACGGCTGTGCTCGCTGGCTATCCGAG GCCACTGTTTCCATGACTCCGAGGGGGTTCCTCTGCCAGGCCTCCTCACCGCGCTGcctgcctccttctcctctctctctctcctggagcACCTGGACGTCTCCTTCAACCGGCTGTCCGTCCTGCCGCCCTGCCTGCTCGGCCTCCCCCGgctctcctctctgctgctcGGCCACAACTgtctttcctccctcccccccgacaTGGGGGGCCTGGCCTCCCTCCGCTACCTCTCCCTCCTGGGCAACCGGCTGCTGGCTCTGCCCCCGAGCCTGGGCCAGCTGCAGGCGCTGCAGACGCTGGACGTCTCGCACAACCTGATCACTGCCCTGCCCGATGAGATCGGCGCCCTGGGGGCGCTGGTCACCCTGGAGCTCTCCCACAACCAGCTGAGGCAGCTGCCAGAGACCATGG GCTCCCTGCGCTCCCTCACCCAGCTGGTCGTCCATAGCAACGAGCTGCGCCTCCTCCCGGCCTGTCTGCACCAGCTCCCCCTGTTGAGGACGGACTCCCGCAACAACCCTCTGGGACGACCTCCGACCCCTCCACCGCTCCCCCTGGCCCCAG TACAAGAAGAAAAGAACATTCCGGAATTGCACCTGGGGTCCAGTCAACACAG CTTCAGTGTTTCGCCTGCTGGTTGTCACGTGTTCCTGCCGGGGGGGGCGGAGCTTCTCTTCCCCCCCGGTTGCTTGGCAACCACCTCAAGACTAGAATGGTTCCAACAGAAGGCCAACAGGAAGTGGGTGTGGCTAGAGGAGCACGATATCCTCCTCAGCCACCCGCTGGAGCTCAGACCCCATGGAATGAAGTTTCTCAAG cccgTCGAGGTGTGTGTGCCGTTCCACCGCAGGAGGAGACGGGAGGTGGCGGTGCGGACGTACGGCGAGGGGCGCTGGAGCACGCTGCACACCGAAGTCCGGAGAGGAAGCCCCAGTAACAGCTGTCACCCCGGGGGAGCTCCAGTTAGG cTGGCCTGCTCCTCGGTGGGACACTTCTCCTGGTTCCTGGCCGTGGCTCGACTGCTGCGGGACAGCTGCTCCGTCACgccacagggggcgctgttagtGTCCAGGGTAGACCCCGGGATCAAGCTGCACTTCCCGCCCAATTCCACTCTGCAGATCCGGACCGTCACGCTCCAG GTGTTGCAGGTGTCGCTGACTGATATCCAGGGACTCTGTGATGACCCCCAGGCCAGGGTCAGTCCTCTGCTCTGCCTTTCCCAGACCCCCAGTAGGAATTTCCTGCAGCCGGTCAAAGTCCAGATCCCTCTGCCGTCTGGAGTCACAG GCCTCACGGTGGACATGtcctgcctccacctcctccacagagACCCCGACACCCAGAGCTGGACGGACGTCACGGCCAACGTGTCCCTCAGCATCACTCACCTGTACGCCATCTTCTACATCACACACTTCTCCTG GTACTGGCTGTGGTACACCACCCTGCGCTGTGTGAGCGGTGTGGTGCGCAGAGTGTACCAGCGGCTCAAGCAGTTCAGAGTGCAGTTCCTGGTGCTCCAAAGAACCACGGATCCCACCCAGGTTCTGCTCCAGTGTCTCCCCACCAACAAG GTGGACGGCCGAGTGCAGTCTCTGTCGGGTCTTTACGACGGCCCGCAGCCCTCTGACCTGTGCGACATGCTGGAAGGAGAGCAGTTCTTCGCAGGCTTCGAGCGGGGCCTGGACGTCAGCGCAG ACAGACCCGACTGTGTGGCCGGGAGGCTGTCCTTCGTGTTCTACTCCAGTCTGAAGAACCTGAAGGAGGTGTTTGTGAGTCCAGTCCAGGGCCACGAGCGGCCGGTCAGGGGACAA gTGTCCTTCTACAGAGGAGAGGTTCCCGAGGACCTCCCGGAGGAGCTGGTTCAGAGGAGGAAAGGTCACGACAGTCAGTGGCTGGCGACCCTGCCTCTGAAGCTCCCC GCTCTGAGCTGGAAGGAGCAGGCCAACGGCGCCGAGGAGCGCCAGCACCCCCCTCTCGACCTGGGCGACCCGGAGAGCGGCTACCTGACGGAGGCCAACCTGCTGGCCATCTCCCTGCAGATCGGGCAGGACTGGCGCTCCATCGGCATCAACCTGGACCTGAGCTTCCAGGAGCTGGAGCGCCTCGCCTACAAGCACAG GGACGATCTGGGGGCCCTGGTGCTGGAGATGCTGTTCCTGGGTGCgcggggccggggggagggTCCTGTGGGTCGTGGGGCGGTGCCCCGGCTGGTGGAGGCCATGGTGAAGAGTGAAAGGCAGGACCTGGCCGACGAGATCCAAGACATTGTGAGCCTGGGGAAGACCAAGTACAGCGCGTCCCTTAGGCGCGTGGGCCTGGAGGAAGaggtctcccctccccctccgccacaATAA